In Alteromonas sp. V450, the following proteins share a genomic window:
- a CDS encoding IS3 family transposase (programmed frameshift), whose translation MKSNSRRTQRDYSLAFKLAVVDQVEKGEFTYRQAQDHYGIQGCSTVLVWLRKHGRLDWTDGTPKFLTRGHVVDKPKAELTPEQRIKALEKELADTKMKADFFEAVVNVLESDYGVSVVKKRKRKFIQEKVIGGVSVAKACRYLKISRQAYYQYCARSLKREALEGQVIQFVRQERMMQPRIGTRKLQYLLALEKMDIGRDHLFNLLREKRLLVPTKRAYHKTTNSHHRFRRHPNLIKAGFKAEKPNQLWVADITYLPTRSGESYVSLITDAYSRKIVGYQVDDNMRTQSVKQAFTRALKQKSTKEKLVHHSDRGIQYCSEEYQKLHRKHDVQCSMTDGYDCYQNALAERINGILKNEYLLHKPRDLEEARKMVAESIAIYNGRRPHQALKYKTPDEIHRAF comes from the exons ATGAAATCAAATAGCAGAAGAACTCAACGTGATTATTCCCTCGCTTTTAAATTGGCTGTTGTAGACCAAGTTGAAAAAGGCGAGTTCACCTACAGGCAGGCTCAAGATCACTACGGAATACAAGGTTGCTCAACTGTTTTAGTTTGGCTTCGTAAGCACGGTCGTTTAGATTGGACGGATGGAACACCGAAGTTTCTAACGCGAGGCCACGTCGTGGATAAACCCAAAGCAGAACTCACCCCCGAACAGCGAATTAAAGCGCTAGAGAAAGAGCTTGCTGATACAAAAATGAAAGCTGATTTCTTTGAAGCCGTTGTAAATGTCCTTGAAAGTGACTATGGAGTAAGCGTTGTAAAAAAGCGCAAAAGAAAGT TCATCCAAGAAAAAGTGATAGGCGGAGTGTCCGTTGCCAAAGCCTGTCGTTACCTGAAGATTTCTCGTCAGGCTTACTACCAATACTGCGCTCGCTCACTCAAGCGCGAAGCGCTTGAAGGTCAAGTCATTCAGTTCGTCCGTCAGGAGCGAATGATGCAACCTCGCATCGGCACTCGGAAACTACAGTATCTGCTTGCGCTCGAAAAAATGGATATCGGGAGAGACCATCTCTTTAATTTACTGAGAGAAAAGCGGCTATTGGTGCCGACAAAGCGCGCGTATCACAAAACAACCAACAGCCATCATCGGTTCCGTCGTCACCCTAATCTCATTAAAGCGGGTTTCAAAGCAGAGAAGCCCAATCAGCTTTGGGTAGCGGATATCACGTACTTACCGACGCGAAGTGGAGAGAGTTATGTAAGTCTCATTACAGATGCTTATTCGCGGAAGATTGTGGGCTATCAGGTTGACGATAACATGCGAACGCAGTCAGTAAAGCAAGCATTTACTCGAGCGCTTAAACAAAAAAGTACAAAAGAAAAGCTCGTGCATCACTCAGACAGAGGTATACAGTATTGTTCAGAAGAGTATCAAAAACTCCATAGAAAACATGATGTACAGTGCTCGATGACAGATGGCTACGACTGCTATCAAAACGCCCTTGCAGAGCGAATAAACGGTATTCTTAAAAATGAATACTTACTCCATAAGCCACGAGATTTAGAAGAAGCGAGAAAGATGGTTGCAGAGTCAATAGCAATCTATAATGGTAGGCGGCCACATCAGGCCCTTAAATACAAAACGCCCGATGAAATACATCGGGCGTTTTAA
- a CDS encoding VOC family protein — translation MINYITLGTKDIEAAAQFYEKLLEDFGVKRLVNMDRIKYIGKNMKEPMVAVCIPYDEQDPHPGNGNMFAIAPGSKEKVDAMYQKALSLGATCDGEPGQRVPKLFYGAYVRDLDGNKICFNFFG, via the coding sequence TTGATTAACTACATCACATTAGGTACAAAAGATATTGAAGCTGCTGCACAGTTTTACGAGAAACTGCTAGAGGATTTTGGCGTAAAGCGTTTGGTTAACATGGACAGAATTAAGTACATCGGTAAAAACATGAAAGAACCGATGGTTGCAGTGTGTATTCCTTATGATGAACAAGATCCACACCCGGGTAACGGCAATATGTTCGCAATAGCGCCTGGTAGCAAAGAGAAAGTAGATGCCATGTATCAAAAAGCATTATCGCTTGGTGCCACGTGCGACGGTGAGCCGGGCCAGCGCGTACCCAAGTTGTTCTATGGCGCCTACGTACGTGACTTAGATGGCAACAAGATTTGTTTTAACTTTTTTGGGTAG